The Oryza sativa Japonica Group chromosome 11, ASM3414082v1 DNA window CGTTCTGAAACATCAATCATTTGCAACCCCCATTTCTTCATGGGGAGGAAACCAAATCCTGAAAAGTAACAATAAACTTGTGTAAGGCTTCTtttcaggaaaaagaaaaggaaaatcttAGTGGCTTATACAGTAATGACTCAAAACAAAGAAGTTAAATTAGAATAACATGAGTCTTTATCTAATTTACAGAACATATCTTATTAGCTACTAGTATAAGATGGCAAAATAATTGTGTTGGCTATCTGGAAGACAATATATCTGACATTTGAACATTTCCTCCTACTAAGCAAAACCAAGTGTGCTTTAGGCTAGATTGTTGGAATCGAAACGTATAAGCATTTGACACAAAGTTCTTGCCTCTGTATAAACATGATACTTATCAGTCTATACATGATgataaaggaaagaaaaaaaagtgtctCGTACAAATTTCCTTATTAAATAAAGGTGTCAAACTTTACAGAGCTGACTGGACTAAAAGGACAAGACGAACCAGTACTGGGACAACAAATTGTCCAGTACTTAGAATGCCAAACTATTAGCTGGTAGCTTAGGGAAATGGATAGCTTTTATTCAAACAATTATCTCAAAATTGTTTCTTCGTTTTTAATATTAGTCCAAAAATTAAGAAGTGGACATACTAATCACAAACTAAGATACTACTGGTGCAATTTGTTTACTAAATAAAATCTCGGATATATTTCTTGCACATATCAGACCTAAAATTTGCTTACCAACTAGCAGAGCTCAAAAAATAACACAGACGAAACCTAGAAAGTTACCCAATAAAAACTACCTAATCAAGATACACATTAATTACTGGATTACATAAAGAGAAAAGAGGTTTAACAAATGTGTGTGCAACTAATACATTTCTTAGACTTGCACGTTTTAGTTAGCTTGATAATTTATTCACATCTTATATACCTAAACACAGAATTATGTGAAGCAAAGTAAGATAACTTACATCTAGGACGTCTCTTAGTCTGTAGGACGTTAATCTTTTCCAGAGGCACGCTGTTTTGGCTCAGGATCTTTAAAACTGTATTAACTCTTTCATCACCTTCATGACATTTGATTTCAACAATCTTGAGGTTCTTAAATGGGAATGCTTGTTTCAATGGCTTGTCACTATCTTCAATTTCCACAAAATTATAAGGTTCCTGTAGCAAGTAAACTTGTTGCTAACAcaaaccaagaaataattataattGTACAAAGCAATCTATCAGGAAGATATGTACCGTAGAAAGTTGAAGAGTGATCTTCTCTACAAGTGGTGCGTGCTCAAGAAGGCAAGCTAGCTCTGACATATTAGAATTCATGAACCACTCATTGACTAACAAAGTCTTTAACTTGCTAAACATGGGGCACCACCTCAGATCCCTTCTGAACATAAACTGGACAAGATGCAGTGGAGAAAGATGAAGTCAAGAATTACTTTGGAAACAAAAGGGAATTGTGCATCTGAGAATTAACAGCCAAAAAAGTACaagtgattatttttttttatcatataagCTCCTCTAGCTTATAGAAGTATGTCTAATTATATATACATTGGCGATTGGCCATATTGGATATGTTAATAAGATATACTATACTGAACTCCATCTAAGAAATTTCTTTAACATATCAATATAACTTTTCAATTGAACTAAAATTTAAACTGCAAGGGGGTATGGAACATAGtatgaaaaattgaaaactgTATTGAACTTCTTTTCTTAACAAAATATCAACCGCTTGGAATGCCATCAATGAAACATGATAATTTACAAGTATTTGCCGATGGAAATGTAGAAAAACACCTTAtctgaaaataaattaatataggGACATATGACAATGGATGCAAATATTGCAAGATAAGTAGTTGGATAATAAGAAGCAAAACAGCAGGGATGTGCCAGAAGTTGAGACATACCACCCTAGACTCAGCTTTCAACTCCAAAGTCGAAGTGCCTGATAAACCTTGAAGAAGCACACAACCGTCACAATCAATGACCTTATTAGCACCGCAATCAAAACATCCAGGATCACCACATTTCCCAAATTCAGTGTTCACACAACGATCCCTACAGTCATCACTTAGACTAACAGATGCTGTAACCAACAATGGCATGTCTTCGAGGAAAGGAGTAGCGCCCCAGAAGTGCTTTAGTTGCAGTGAAATAAGACTTGGGACAGAAATACGCGTGCGGAACTTCCGATTAAAACCACACCCATCCATAATCATATGTTTCACTGATGGGGACGAGATCGTGTGAGCATGTATGAATCCACCCCAAAACTTCAGGTGCTCCAATGCTGGACAACCCGAGAAATCAACCAAACTGTCTTTGATCTTCACATATTTAAGCTCCAACACCCTCAGATGCTTGGAGACGAGAGGCAGGTCAGGCAGGCACAATGGATCATCCTCCACATAGATCTCGACTCTGATCCACTGAGCTTGGCACGACACGGCGTGCCGGAGCCACAGGCCGACGTCCGGATCGTCGGGTAAATCCTGGTAGGATTCGAACTCACAGCAGTCGAAGTTGATCACGCAGGCGTCCAGCAGCGCCGCGCGGtcgcggaggaggagcaggtgcTTGGCGAACTCGTTCAGCCCACGCACCGTCCGGAACCCGTCGTTGGGGAGGATCTGCAGGAGCGGCGCCGACCTCCAGAGGTGGCGCCACCGCCGGGAGAGCGCGCTCGTCTGCACGGCCTGCCGCGCCGAAAGCAGCGAGACGACGCGACGGAGCAGGTCGTCGGGTAGGTCCCCGATCTTTACCCtccccgagctcgccgccgacaTTTTCCTCATCTTGGCTCGGGGAAACATTCCGTCGAACAGGGCGGCTGCACTGCGGATCACGAAACAGAGCGGCGGGTTGGAAAGccaggagaggaggagaccCGGAGAAGAGATCAGCGGTTGTTACCGGTGAGCtccactcgccgtcgccggtggcgggGGGCGAGATTGCGCGGTGGAATTGGCGCGCGCTCCCTTCTCTTTTCCCGCGCGAGGGCGcgttttagggtttcttttCACAGCCTTCGGCCCAATCCGAAGCCCAACACCAAAAGCCCAAATTGCGTCGTGCTCCGCTCAACTTCGCTGATTTCGGGCCGGGTAGCCTtcaattctgagaagcagctgtttgtTAGCCAGCTTtcgagaatctggaaaagctctgaaactcagcttctccagcttctggcttcttagttcatttttcagaatatgtaactacagattctcagaagctgtgaaCTGTTTGGGGCAGCTTCTAACAGAAGCAGCTTTTAAaaaaagctgcagctgggacaAGTTCCCCTAAATAGGGCCTTCATTACAATAGCATGTAAGTATTCTTGAGCATTCACCCATCTTAGAAAAGCTAGTCCTCCAACTTTTTTC harbors:
- the LOC107276800 gene encoding F-box/FBD/LRR-repeat protein At5g56420-like, producing the protein MFPRAKMRKMSAASSGRVKIGDLPDDLLRRVVSLLSARQAVQTSALSRRWRHLWRSAPLLQILPNDGFRTVRGLNEFAKHLLLLRDRAALLDACVINFDCCEFESYQDLPDDPDVGLWLRHAVSCQAQWIRVEIYVEDDPLCLPDLPLVSKHLRVLELKYVKIKDSLVDFSGCPALEHLKFWGGFIHAHTISSPSVKHMIMDGCGFNRKFRTRISVPSLISLQLKHFWGATPFLEDMPLLVTASVSLSDDCRDRCVNTEFGKCGDPGCFDCGANKVIDCDGCVLLQGLSGTSTLELKAESRVFMFRRDLRWCPMFSKLKTLLVNEWFMNSNMSELACLLEHAPLVEKITLQLSTQQVYLLQEPYNFVEIEDSDKPLKQAFPFKNLKIVEIKCHEGDERVNTVLKILSQNSVPLEKINVLQTKRRPR